AAGATGTAGACAAAAGGAGGTCCTACAGATCATGTTTATGACGTGCAGGACCTCCTTTTCCATTTGGTATGTACGAGAGGTGCAAGCAACGGACGGTTATCAAACAATACCAAGGCGCATGCGATAAGAAAAGAGTACTTTTCTGGATTCTCCGTCAAATACACGATTAGCCAGCGCTCTGAACTCGTCAGCAGCTGTTAATAGATCATCCGCTCCGAGCTTCAACGCCGTTTGCAGGCCGCCTTGGCTCAGGGCGAGATTGACATATCGATCGGCTGTGAATGTCTCGTGGTGATGAAATACGATTTCCCGAACATATCGGAACAGCCCAGACTGCTGAATCTGCTGCAAATGCCCATCCTTGCTCCATTTGTGTGCCTGACTATCTTGGGGAGCCAGACTGGCTGCTCGTTGATCTGCTTCCTTATTCAGCTGCAGATAAGCTTGTTCTAACTGCCAGGCTAACATTGGCGGCCAGTCGCAATCGTAGGCTGCAAATATGCCCCCTGTACGAAGTACACGTGCAAACTCGCGTAGTGTGGGTTGCGGCTCCATCCAGTGAAACGATTGCGAGCAGGTCAGCACATCCACACTGCCATCTGGTAGTCCGAGGTCGTGAGACAAGCCGGACACAAACCGCAGGTTATCCGGCTTCCCGGCAGATTCCCACTTGGATTCAGCTACAGACCTCATGTCATCGCTGGGTTCAAAGCCGATGATACGTTCAGCTTCATTAAGCCAGATCCACGAGGATAAGCCGGTGCCACAACCAATATCTGCGACCATACGCGGTGTGCTGCCAAGATATGTCGTTAGAATATCCACCACTTCAGTGGGAGCAGCTGGTCGATTCTGATCGTATAACGTACCAAAACCTTTGAAACGTTCCACATTGTTGCGTC
The nucleotide sequence above comes from Paenibacillus sp. W2I17. Encoded proteins:
- a CDS encoding class I SAM-dependent methyltransferase, giving the protein MQDIRRNNVERFKGFGTLYDQNRPAAPTEVVDILTTYLGSTPRMVADIGCGTGLSSWIWLNEAERIIGFEPSDDMRSVAESKWESAGKPDNLRFVSGLSHDLGLPDGSVDVLTCSQSFHWMEPQPTLREFARVLRTGGIFAAYDCDWPPMLAWQLEQAYLQLNKEADQRAASLAPQDSQAHKWSKDGHLQQIQQSGLFRYVREIVFHHHETFTADRYVNLALSQGGLQTALKLGADDLLTAADEFRALANRVFDGESRKVLFSYRMRLGIV